Proteins from a single region of Bactrocera neohumeralis isolate Rockhampton unplaced genomic scaffold, APGP_CSIRO_Bneo_wtdbg2-racon-allhic-juicebox.fasta_v2 cluster10, whole genome shotgun sequence:
- the LOC126765098 gene encoding uncharacterized protein LOC126765098, with protein sequence MESKIVEKAEVLAQNKSIRECKVLLKRVEQSVCRITGEMTDKELDDVASTFPMQSQATVAEVEDRLQSQNYAQAMTTFLHKLKGASDNVADVIPKVFSDELMEGYNWDGRWSKKSLCKLALVDTILRNVFQQQGCRSFEQNIKRSILLSHHRLKQRSYLKKRKQ encoded by the exons ATGGAGTCGAAA atTGTCGAAAAGGCTGAGGTTTTGGCGCAAAATAAGTCAATCAGAGAATGCAAAGTTCTCTTAAAACGAGTTGAGCAGTCAGTGTGCCGCATAACCGGCGAAATGACTGATAAAGAGCTGGACGACGTCGCTAGCACTTTTCCGATGCAGTCGCAAGCAACAGTTGCGGAAGTGGAAGATAGACTGCAAAGCCAAAACTATGCCCAAGCAATG ACTACATTCCTCCACAAACTTAAAGGCGCCAGTGATAATGTGGCTGACGTAATACCTAAGGTTTTCTCAGATGAGCTCATGGAAGGTTATAATTGGGATGGCAGATGGAGCAAGAAATCCCTATGCAAGTTGGCGCTGGTTGATACCATTTTAAgaa atGTGTTTCAACAACAAGGATGTAGGAGTTTTGAGCAAAATATAAAGCGGTCAATACTGCTCAGCCATCACAGGTTAAAGCAGcgtagttatttaaaaaaaaggaaacaataa